A region of Trichoplusia ni isolate ovarian cell line Hi5 chromosome 23, tn1, whole genome shotgun sequence DNA encodes the following proteins:
- the LOC113504710 gene encoding uncharacterized protein LOC113504710 isoform X2 translates to MEPEDECEPRLKPAPDDIPKVHSVCNHNRPHTSPHASSDTENPSTSGLQTTDEQNEHSMRKNDEEAPVKENEGSVSDWISGGPLGSKGAVLVFRSCVLASRTPSMESETKTIGNNTGTTILLNKAKNMARRLVAEPHSFAMRPKNIMHDVMETFGTSNKFHGHAYIVRHVSDTNIPETIPVEDQGHEGQDVLGHKRDIEDVLNDLSKITLKKHLNIENTTANIKPPEEPPPNGTSKDGKDDKKGKKNKGKHKRKTPVSQRANSPALDSDDSEHLLVKEVESVKVLESSHMPARLLKITYKLVNTETKLLHRLLQAHGLQEAVMESKDFNLLWSGLHPKPDVLRSLSPYQRVNHFPRPGLLRSLLDSHGLVEAELSSNSWTLMWSALMIPFDILQALNPNQKVNHFPRSYELTRKDKLFKNIEKMQYFRGLKQFDFIPTTFLMPAEYKELCSTHYRTKGPWIVKPAASSRGRGIYIVNTPEQIPKGENVVVAKYIDKPLLIGGHKCDLRLYVCVTSIDPLLIYLYEEGLVRFATVKYDKTNKNLWNPCMHLCNYSINKYHTDYIKCDDPNAGNIGHKWTLSALLRHLRKQGRNTTALMAAIEDLVVKSILSSAQTITAAARVFVPNFFNCFELFGYDILIDDMLKPWLLEINLSPSLACESPLDARVKSALLADTLTLVGLPAVPMSKADISTQSNSLKMRIGACRRVHSAENVFVRGKRTSAENSGGGSGGAGAALSALTGEELRLVRAVRAQYARRGGFVRIFPSQNSWQKYSQYLDPVTGIPVCSTSLNNNIPYQVVQHNYNLLVHSHVLPHFQHATVATSLTDTPQRLKRYEAVSITCQAPAVWLGETTPQHHDTRRAKELVKRQLMDGMKLTMGEGRRAFGLFLTHVLKRVSSPCNELGVQHAALVLRFLRRASASLRMPYNGPPAKMCDKDRCAVIAKQLNDFLYMYYRETDLYTDSEDKEGCVSNIHFAQFLYSASEADLEDVLLLQLKMENYQTTFLGDARNMFCVDLPPAKLCAEPPARHTLLKHLACLSPINTRKYRSEWTTWINTAAKLGSTDSQSRSETDTESDHPQPPFTNSDIVLKESLKEEKPLTQALKYARS, encoded by the exons ATGGAGCCAGAAGATGAGTGTGAGCCTCGTTTAAAACCGGCACCAGACGACATTCCTAAAGTACACTCAGTATGCAACCACAACCGTCCACACACCAG TCCACATGCATCATCAGACACCGAAAATCCGTCGACCTCAGGCCTTCAGACTACAGACGAGCAAAACGAACACAGCATGCGAAAAAATGACGAAGAAGCTCCAGTTAAGGAAAACGAAGGTTCCGTCTCCGACTGGATATCGGGAGGGCCTCTCGGGTCTAAAGGAGCCGTTTTGGTATTCAGATCATGCGTCCTCGCGTCCAGGACTCCTTCAATGGAGTCAGAAACGAAAACCATCGGCAATAACACAGGGACAACAATACTCTTAAACAAGGCTAAGAACATGGCACGCAGGTTAGTCGCTGAGCCCCATTCCTTTGCTATGAGACCAAAGAACATAATGCACGATGTGATGGAAACGTTTGGAACCAGCAACAAGTTTCACGGGCATGCTTATATAGTGAGACACGTTAGCGATACGAATATCCCCGAGACTATACCGGTGGAGGACCAAGGTCACGAGGGTCAGGACGTACTCGGACATAAGAGAGACATTGAAGACGTACTAAACGACTTGAGTAAGATCACGCTGAAGAAACACCTGAACATCGAGAATACAACAGCTAACATTAAGCCCCCGGAAGAACCGCCTCCTAATGGTACTAGCAAAG ATGGCAAAGACGATAAGAAAGGCAAGAAGAACAAAGGTAAGCATAAACGCAAGACGCCGGTGTCGCAGCGTGCTAACTCACCGGCGCTTGACAGTGATGACTCAGAACACCTCTTGGTGAAAGAGGTCGAGAGTGTAAAG GTCTTAGAAAGCAGTCACATGCCTGCGCGTCTCCTCAAAATAACCTATAAGCTAGTGAACACGGAAACTAAACTCCTGCACCGGCTCCTCCAAGCTCACGGGCTACAGGAAGCCGTCATGGAGTCGAAAGACTTCAACCTGTTGTGGTCAGGACTGCACCCGAAGCCCGATGTCCTGCGGTCATTGTCGCCCTACCAGCGCGTCAACCACTTCCCTAG GCCGGGCCTGCTCCGCTCTCTCCTGGATAGCCACGGGCTGGTCGAAGCGGAATTGAGCTCCAACTCTTGGACGCTCATGTGGTCAGCACTCATGATCCCCTTCGATATCCTCCAAGCATTGAACCCTAACCAGAAAGTCAATCATTTCCCCAG GTCGTACGAGTTGACTCGTAAAGACAAACTTTTTAAGAACATCGAGAAAATGCAATACTTTCGAGGGCTGAAGCAGTTCGACTTCATTCCTACCACCTTCCTGATGCCTGCAGAGTATAAGGAGCTGTGTTCCACCCACTACAGGACCAAAGGACCCTGGATAGTCAAGCCGGCGGCTTCGAGCCGGGGCAGAGGCATTTATATTGTTAACACG CCTGAACAAATACCAAAAGGCGAGAATGTAGTAGTAGCAAAATACATAGATAAACCTCTTCTAATCGGTGGTCACAAGTGCGACCTCCGGCTGTATGTGTGCGTGACGTCTATAGACCCCCTGTTGATATACCTGTATGAGGAGGGGCTCGTGAGGTTTGCCACTGTCAAGTATGATAAAACCAATAAGAACCTGTGGAACCCCTGCATGCATCTCTGTAACTACAGCATCAATAAATATCATACGGATTACATCAA ATGTGACGACCCCAACGCTGGCAACATAGGTCACAAGTGGACGCTCTCTGCCCTACTCCGTCACTTACGGAAGCAGGGCCGAAACACCACCGCTCTGATGGCAGCCATCGAAGACCTGGTAGTCAAGTCCATCCTATCCTCCGCGCAAACCATCACCGCGGCAGCCAGGGTCTTTGTGCCCAATTTCTTTAACTGCTTTG agtTATTCGGTTATGATATTCTCATCGACGACATGCTGAAGCCGTGGCTGCTTGAAATCAATCTCTCGCCCAG TCTTGCATGCGAGAGTCCTCTCGACGCTCGCGTGAAGTCGGCTTTGCTGGCTGATACCCTCACCCTGGTGGGGCTACCAGCTGTCCCCATGAGTAAGGCAGACATCTCCACGCAAAGTAATTCCCTCAAAATGAGGATTGGGGCG TGTCGGCGCGTGCACTCCGCGGAGAACGTGTTCGTGCGCGGCAAGCGGACCAGCGCAGAGAACAGCGGCGGCGGCTCGGggggcgccggcgccgcgctgTCCGCGCTCACCGGCGAGGAGCTGCGTCTGGTGCGGGCCGTGCGGGCCCAGTACGCCAGGAGGGGCGGCTTCGTCAGGATCTTCCCCAGCCAGAACTCCTGGCAGAAGTACTCGCAGTACCTCG ACCCAGTGACGGGCATCCCGGTGTGCTCGACGTCGCTGAACAACAACATCCCGTACCAGGTGGTCCAGCATAACTACAACCTGCTGGTACACTCGCACGTGTTGCCGCACTTCCAGCATGCCACCGTCGCCACCAGCCTTACCGATACGCCGCAAAG GTTAAAACGTTACGAAGCGGTAAGTATAACATGCCAGGCGCCCGCGGTGTGGCTCGGCGAGACGACGCCGCAACATCACGACACCAGGCGCGCTAAGGAGCTGGTCAAACGACAGCTCATGGATGGCATGAAGCTCAC CATGGGCGAGGGCCGGCGCGCGTTCGGGCTGTTCCTGACGCACGTGCTGAAGCGCGTGTCGTCGCCCTGCAACGAGCTGGGCGTGCAGCACGCCGCGCTCGTGCTGCGCTTCCTGCGCCGCGCCTCCGCCTCGCTGCGCATGCCTTACAAT GGTCCGCCGGCGAAGATGTGCGACAAGGACAGGTGCGCGGTGATCGCCAAGCAGCTGAACGACTTCCTGTACATGTACTACAGGGAGACCGACCTCTACACCGACAGCGAGGACAAGGAGGGATGCGTCTCTAATATACACTTCGCGCAGTTCTTGTATTCCGCTAG CGAGGCAGACCTAGAGGACGTGCTCCTGCTGCAGCTGAAGATGGAGAACTACCAGACGACGTTCCTGGGCGACGCGCGCAACATGTTCTGCGTGGACCTGCCGCCCGCCAAGCTCTGCGCGGAGCCGCCCGCCCGACACACGCTGCTCAAGCATCTCGCCTGCCTCTCGCCCATCAACACCAGGAAGTACAG ATCAGAGTGGACGACTTGGATCAACACGGCAGCTAAATTGGG GTCCACAGATTCCCAGAGCCGTTCAGAGACAGACACAGAGAGCGACCACCCTCAGCCCCCCTTCACCAACTCCGACATCGTCCTCAAGGAATCCCTGAAGGAGGAGAAGCCTCTGACGCAAGCCCTCAAGTACGCGAGGTCATAG
- the LOC113504710 gene encoding uncharacterized protein LOC113504710 isoform X3 has product MEPEDECEPRLKPAPDDIPKVHSVCNHNRPHTSPHASSDTENPSTSGLQTTDEQNEHSMRKNDEEAPVKENEGSVSDWISGGPLGSKGAVLVFRSCVLASRTPSMESETKTIGNNTGTTILLNKAKNMARRLVAEPHSFAMRPKNIMHDVMETFGTSNKFHGHAYIVRHVSDTNIPETIPVEDQGHEGQDVLGHKRDIEDVLNDLSKITLKKHLNIENTTANIKPPEEPPPNGTSKDGKDDKKGKKNKGKHKRKTPVSQRANSPALDSDDSEHLLVKEVESVKVLESSHMPARLLKITYKLVNTETKLLHRLLQAHGLQEAVMESKDFNLLWSGLHPKPDVLRSLSPYQRVNHFPRPGLLRSLLDSHGLVEAELSSNSWTLMWSALMIPFDILQALNPNQKVNHFPRSYELTRKDKLFKNIEKMQYFRGLKQFDFIPTTFLMPAEYKELCSTHYRTKGPWIVKPAASSRGRGIYIVNTPEQIPKGENVVVAKYIDKPLLIGGHKCDLRLYVCVTSIDPLLIYLYEEGLVRFATVKYDKTNKNLWNPCMHLCNYSINKYHTDYIKCDDPNAGNIGHKWTLSALLRHLRKQGRNTTALMAAIEDLVVKSILSSAQTITAAARVFVPNFFNCFELFGYDILIDDMLKPWLLEINLSPSLACESPLDARVKSALLADTLTLVGLPAVPMSKADISTQSNSLKMRIGACRRVHSAENVFVRGKRTSAENSGGGSGGAGAALSALTGEELRLVRAVRAQYARRGGFVRIFPSQNSWQKYSQYLDPVTGIPVCSTSLNNNIPYQVVQHNYNLLVHSHVLPHFQHATVATSLTDTPQRLKRYEAVSITCQAPAVWLGETTPQHHDTRRAKELVKRQLMDGMKLTMGEGRRAFGLFLTHVLKRVSSPCNELGVQHAALVLRFLRRASASLRMPYNVKMCDKDRCAVIAKQLNDFLYMYYRETDLYTDSEDKEGCVSNIHFAQFLYSASEADLEDVLLLQLKMENYQTTFLGDARNMFCVDLPPAKLCAEPPARHTLLKHLACLSPINTRKYRSEWTTWINTAAKLGSTDSQSRSETDTESDHPQPPFTNSDIVLKESLKEEKPLTQALKYARS; this is encoded by the exons ATGGAGCCAGAAGATGAGTGTGAGCCTCGTTTAAAACCGGCACCAGACGACATTCCTAAAGTACACTCAGTATGCAACCACAACCGTCCACACACCAG TCCACATGCATCATCAGACACCGAAAATCCGTCGACCTCAGGCCTTCAGACTACAGACGAGCAAAACGAACACAGCATGCGAAAAAATGACGAAGAAGCTCCAGTTAAGGAAAACGAAGGTTCCGTCTCCGACTGGATATCGGGAGGGCCTCTCGGGTCTAAAGGAGCCGTTTTGGTATTCAGATCATGCGTCCTCGCGTCCAGGACTCCTTCAATGGAGTCAGAAACGAAAACCATCGGCAATAACACAGGGACAACAATACTCTTAAACAAGGCTAAGAACATGGCACGCAGGTTAGTCGCTGAGCCCCATTCCTTTGCTATGAGACCAAAGAACATAATGCACGATGTGATGGAAACGTTTGGAACCAGCAACAAGTTTCACGGGCATGCTTATATAGTGAGACACGTTAGCGATACGAATATCCCCGAGACTATACCGGTGGAGGACCAAGGTCACGAGGGTCAGGACGTACTCGGACATAAGAGAGACATTGAAGACGTACTAAACGACTTGAGTAAGATCACGCTGAAGAAACACCTGAACATCGAGAATACAACAGCTAACATTAAGCCCCCGGAAGAACCGCCTCCTAATGGTACTAGCAAAG ATGGCAAAGACGATAAGAAAGGCAAGAAGAACAAAGGTAAGCATAAACGCAAGACGCCGGTGTCGCAGCGTGCTAACTCACCGGCGCTTGACAGTGATGACTCAGAACACCTCTTGGTGAAAGAGGTCGAGAGTGTAAAG GTCTTAGAAAGCAGTCACATGCCTGCGCGTCTCCTCAAAATAACCTATAAGCTAGTGAACACGGAAACTAAACTCCTGCACCGGCTCCTCCAAGCTCACGGGCTACAGGAAGCCGTCATGGAGTCGAAAGACTTCAACCTGTTGTGGTCAGGACTGCACCCGAAGCCCGATGTCCTGCGGTCATTGTCGCCCTACCAGCGCGTCAACCACTTCCCTAG GCCGGGCCTGCTCCGCTCTCTCCTGGATAGCCACGGGCTGGTCGAAGCGGAATTGAGCTCCAACTCTTGGACGCTCATGTGGTCAGCACTCATGATCCCCTTCGATATCCTCCAAGCATTGAACCCTAACCAGAAAGTCAATCATTTCCCCAG GTCGTACGAGTTGACTCGTAAAGACAAACTTTTTAAGAACATCGAGAAAATGCAATACTTTCGAGGGCTGAAGCAGTTCGACTTCATTCCTACCACCTTCCTGATGCCTGCAGAGTATAAGGAGCTGTGTTCCACCCACTACAGGACCAAAGGACCCTGGATAGTCAAGCCGGCGGCTTCGAGCCGGGGCAGAGGCATTTATATTGTTAACACG CCTGAACAAATACCAAAAGGCGAGAATGTAGTAGTAGCAAAATACATAGATAAACCTCTTCTAATCGGTGGTCACAAGTGCGACCTCCGGCTGTATGTGTGCGTGACGTCTATAGACCCCCTGTTGATATACCTGTATGAGGAGGGGCTCGTGAGGTTTGCCACTGTCAAGTATGATAAAACCAATAAGAACCTGTGGAACCCCTGCATGCATCTCTGTAACTACAGCATCAATAAATATCATACGGATTACATCAA ATGTGACGACCCCAACGCTGGCAACATAGGTCACAAGTGGACGCTCTCTGCCCTACTCCGTCACTTACGGAAGCAGGGCCGAAACACCACCGCTCTGATGGCAGCCATCGAAGACCTGGTAGTCAAGTCCATCCTATCCTCCGCGCAAACCATCACCGCGGCAGCCAGGGTCTTTGTGCCCAATTTCTTTAACTGCTTTG agtTATTCGGTTATGATATTCTCATCGACGACATGCTGAAGCCGTGGCTGCTTGAAATCAATCTCTCGCCCAG TCTTGCATGCGAGAGTCCTCTCGACGCTCGCGTGAAGTCGGCTTTGCTGGCTGATACCCTCACCCTGGTGGGGCTACCAGCTGTCCCCATGAGTAAGGCAGACATCTCCACGCAAAGTAATTCCCTCAAAATGAGGATTGGGGCG TGTCGGCGCGTGCACTCCGCGGAGAACGTGTTCGTGCGCGGCAAGCGGACCAGCGCAGAGAACAGCGGCGGCGGCTCGGggggcgccggcgccgcgctgTCCGCGCTCACCGGCGAGGAGCTGCGTCTGGTGCGGGCCGTGCGGGCCCAGTACGCCAGGAGGGGCGGCTTCGTCAGGATCTTCCCCAGCCAGAACTCCTGGCAGAAGTACTCGCAGTACCTCG ACCCAGTGACGGGCATCCCGGTGTGCTCGACGTCGCTGAACAACAACATCCCGTACCAGGTGGTCCAGCATAACTACAACCTGCTGGTACACTCGCACGTGTTGCCGCACTTCCAGCATGCCACCGTCGCCACCAGCCTTACCGATACGCCGCAAAG GTTAAAACGTTACGAAGCGGTAAGTATAACATGCCAGGCGCCCGCGGTGTGGCTCGGCGAGACGACGCCGCAACATCACGACACCAGGCGCGCTAAGGAGCTGGTCAAACGACAGCTCATGGATGGCATGAAGCTCAC CATGGGCGAGGGCCGGCGCGCGTTCGGGCTGTTCCTGACGCACGTGCTGAAGCGCGTGTCGTCGCCCTGCAACGAGCTGGGCGTGCAGCACGCCGCGCTCGTGCTGCGCTTCCTGCGCCGCGCCTCCGCCTCGCTGCGCATGCCTTACAATGTAAAG ATGTGCGACAAGGACAGGTGCGCGGTGATCGCCAAGCAGCTGAACGACTTCCTGTACATGTACTACAGGGAGACCGACCTCTACACCGACAGCGAGGACAAGGAGGGATGCGTCTCTAATATACACTTCGCGCAGTTCTTGTATTCCGCTAG CGAGGCAGACCTAGAGGACGTGCTCCTGCTGCAGCTGAAGATGGAGAACTACCAGACGACGTTCCTGGGCGACGCGCGCAACATGTTCTGCGTGGACCTGCCGCCCGCCAAGCTCTGCGCGGAGCCGCCCGCCCGACACACGCTGCTCAAGCATCTCGCCTGCCTCTCGCCCATCAACACCAGGAAGTACAG ATCAGAGTGGACGACTTGGATCAACACGGCAGCTAAATTGGG GTCCACAGATTCCCAGAGCCGTTCAGAGACAGACACAGAGAGCGACCACCCTCAGCCCCCCTTCACCAACTCCGACATCGTCCTCAAGGAATCCCTGAAGGAGGAGAAGCCTCTGACGCAAGCCCTCAAGTACGCGAGGTCATAG
- the LOC113504710 gene encoding tubulin polyglutamylase TTLL5 isoform X6 yields MEPEDECEPRLKPAPDDIPKVHSVCNHNRPHTSPHASSDTENPSTSGLQTTDEQNEHSMRKNDEEAPVKENEGSVSDWISGGPLGSKGAVLVFRSCVLASRTPSMESETKTIGNNTGTTILLNKAKNMARRLVAEPHSFAMRPKNIMHDVMETFGTSNKFHGHAYIVRHVSDTNIPETIPVEDQGHEGQDVLGHKRDIEDVLNDLSKITLKKHLNIENTTANIKPPEEPPPNGTSKDGKDDKKGKKNKGKHKRKTPVSQRANSPALDSDDSEHLLVKEVESVKVLESSHMPARLLKITYKLVNTETKLLHRLLQAHGLQEAVMESKDFNLLWSGLHPKPDVLRSLSPYQRVNHFPRSYELTRKDKLFKNIEKMQYFRGLKQFDFIPTTFLMPAEYKELCSTHYRTKGPWIVKPAASSRGRGIYIVNTPEQIPKGENVVVAKYIDKPLLIGGHKCDLRLYVCVTSIDPLLIYLYEEGLVRFATVKYDKTNKNLWNPCMHLCNYSINKYHTDYIKCDDPNAGNIGHKWTLSALLRHLRKQGRNTTALMAAIEDLVVKSILSSAQTITAAARVFVPNFFNCFELFGYDILIDDMLKPWLLEINLSPSLACESPLDARVKSALLADTLTLVGLPAVPMSKADISTQSNSLKMRIGACRRVHSAENVFVRGKRTSAENSGGGSGGAGAALSALTGEELRLVRAVRAQYARRGGFVRIFPSQNSWQKYSQYLDPVTGIPVCSTSLNNNIPYQVVQHNYNLLVHSHVLPHFQHATVATSLTDTPQRLKRYEAVSITCQAPAVWLGETTPQHHDTRRAKELVKRQLMDGMKLTMGEGRRAFGLFLTHVLKRVSSPCNELGVQHAALVLRFLRRASASLRMPYNVKGPPAKMCDKDRCAVIAKQLNDFLYMYYRETDLYTDSEDKEGCVSNIHFAQFLYSASEADLEDVLLLQLKMENYQTTFLGDARNMFCVDLPPAKLCAEPPARHTLLKHLACLSPINTRKYRSEWTTWINTAAKLGSTDSQSRSETDTESDHPQPPFTNSDIVLKESLKEEKPLTQALKYARS; encoded by the exons ATGGAGCCAGAAGATGAGTGTGAGCCTCGTTTAAAACCGGCACCAGACGACATTCCTAAAGTACACTCAGTATGCAACCACAACCGTCCACACACCAG TCCACATGCATCATCAGACACCGAAAATCCGTCGACCTCAGGCCTTCAGACTACAGACGAGCAAAACGAACACAGCATGCGAAAAAATGACGAAGAAGCTCCAGTTAAGGAAAACGAAGGTTCCGTCTCCGACTGGATATCGGGAGGGCCTCTCGGGTCTAAAGGAGCCGTTTTGGTATTCAGATCATGCGTCCTCGCGTCCAGGACTCCTTCAATGGAGTCAGAAACGAAAACCATCGGCAATAACACAGGGACAACAATACTCTTAAACAAGGCTAAGAACATGGCACGCAGGTTAGTCGCTGAGCCCCATTCCTTTGCTATGAGACCAAAGAACATAATGCACGATGTGATGGAAACGTTTGGAACCAGCAACAAGTTTCACGGGCATGCTTATATAGTGAGACACGTTAGCGATACGAATATCCCCGAGACTATACCGGTGGAGGACCAAGGTCACGAGGGTCAGGACGTACTCGGACATAAGAGAGACATTGAAGACGTACTAAACGACTTGAGTAAGATCACGCTGAAGAAACACCTGAACATCGAGAATACAACAGCTAACATTAAGCCCCCGGAAGAACCGCCTCCTAATGGTACTAGCAAAG ATGGCAAAGACGATAAGAAAGGCAAGAAGAACAAAGGTAAGCATAAACGCAAGACGCCGGTGTCGCAGCGTGCTAACTCACCGGCGCTTGACAGTGATGACTCAGAACACCTCTTGGTGAAAGAGGTCGAGAGTGTAAAG GTCTTAGAAAGCAGTCACATGCCTGCGCGTCTCCTCAAAATAACCTATAAGCTAGTGAACACGGAAACTAAACTCCTGCACCGGCTCCTCCAAGCTCACGGGCTACAGGAAGCCGTCATGGAGTCGAAAGACTTCAACCTGTTGTGGTCAGGACTGCACCCGAAGCCCGATGTCCTGCGGTCATTGTCGCCCTACCAGCGCGTCAACCACTTCCCTAG GTCGTACGAGTTGACTCGTAAAGACAAACTTTTTAAGAACATCGAGAAAATGCAATACTTTCGAGGGCTGAAGCAGTTCGACTTCATTCCTACCACCTTCCTGATGCCTGCAGAGTATAAGGAGCTGTGTTCCACCCACTACAGGACCAAAGGACCCTGGATAGTCAAGCCGGCGGCTTCGAGCCGGGGCAGAGGCATTTATATTGTTAACACG CCTGAACAAATACCAAAAGGCGAGAATGTAGTAGTAGCAAAATACATAGATAAACCTCTTCTAATCGGTGGTCACAAGTGCGACCTCCGGCTGTATGTGTGCGTGACGTCTATAGACCCCCTGTTGATATACCTGTATGAGGAGGGGCTCGTGAGGTTTGCCACTGTCAAGTATGATAAAACCAATAAGAACCTGTGGAACCCCTGCATGCATCTCTGTAACTACAGCATCAATAAATATCATACGGATTACATCAA ATGTGACGACCCCAACGCTGGCAACATAGGTCACAAGTGGACGCTCTCTGCCCTACTCCGTCACTTACGGAAGCAGGGCCGAAACACCACCGCTCTGATGGCAGCCATCGAAGACCTGGTAGTCAAGTCCATCCTATCCTCCGCGCAAACCATCACCGCGGCAGCCAGGGTCTTTGTGCCCAATTTCTTTAACTGCTTTG agtTATTCGGTTATGATATTCTCATCGACGACATGCTGAAGCCGTGGCTGCTTGAAATCAATCTCTCGCCCAG TCTTGCATGCGAGAGTCCTCTCGACGCTCGCGTGAAGTCGGCTTTGCTGGCTGATACCCTCACCCTGGTGGGGCTACCAGCTGTCCCCATGAGTAAGGCAGACATCTCCACGCAAAGTAATTCCCTCAAAATGAGGATTGGGGCG TGTCGGCGCGTGCACTCCGCGGAGAACGTGTTCGTGCGCGGCAAGCGGACCAGCGCAGAGAACAGCGGCGGCGGCTCGGggggcgccggcgccgcgctgTCCGCGCTCACCGGCGAGGAGCTGCGTCTGGTGCGGGCCGTGCGGGCCCAGTACGCCAGGAGGGGCGGCTTCGTCAGGATCTTCCCCAGCCAGAACTCCTGGCAGAAGTACTCGCAGTACCTCG ACCCAGTGACGGGCATCCCGGTGTGCTCGACGTCGCTGAACAACAACATCCCGTACCAGGTGGTCCAGCATAACTACAACCTGCTGGTACACTCGCACGTGTTGCCGCACTTCCAGCATGCCACCGTCGCCACCAGCCTTACCGATACGCCGCAAAG GTTAAAACGTTACGAAGCGGTAAGTATAACATGCCAGGCGCCCGCGGTGTGGCTCGGCGAGACGACGCCGCAACATCACGACACCAGGCGCGCTAAGGAGCTGGTCAAACGACAGCTCATGGATGGCATGAAGCTCAC CATGGGCGAGGGCCGGCGCGCGTTCGGGCTGTTCCTGACGCACGTGCTGAAGCGCGTGTCGTCGCCCTGCAACGAGCTGGGCGTGCAGCACGCCGCGCTCGTGCTGCGCTTCCTGCGCCGCGCCTCCGCCTCGCTGCGCATGCCTTACAATGTAAAG GGTCCGCCGGCGAAGATGTGCGACAAGGACAGGTGCGCGGTGATCGCCAAGCAGCTGAACGACTTCCTGTACATGTACTACAGGGAGACCGACCTCTACACCGACAGCGAGGACAAGGAGGGATGCGTCTCTAATATACACTTCGCGCAGTTCTTGTATTCCGCTAG CGAGGCAGACCTAGAGGACGTGCTCCTGCTGCAGCTGAAGATGGAGAACTACCAGACGACGTTCCTGGGCGACGCGCGCAACATGTTCTGCGTGGACCTGCCGCCCGCCAAGCTCTGCGCGGAGCCGCCCGCCCGACACACGCTGCTCAAGCATCTCGCCTGCCTCTCGCCCATCAACACCAGGAAGTACAG ATCAGAGTGGACGACTTGGATCAACACGGCAGCTAAATTGGG GTCCACAGATTCCCAGAGCCGTTCAGAGACAGACACAGAGAGCGACCACCCTCAGCCCCCCTTCACCAACTCCGACATCGTCCTCAAGGAATCCCTGAAGGAGGAGAAGCCTCTGACGCAAGCCCTCAAGTACGCGAGGTCATAG